TGACAGGTGTATAGAGAACGGGTATTTGCCAAATAAAATAAATTTTTCCAGAGAAAGAAGGAGAGGCGTTTTAGAGATGCCTTTGTTTAGCAGACGTAAAATTATGAATGCCTATGTCTGGTTTGAATACAGAATTTATAAAGCTTATAAGCCTCGGTGGTTATTGCTGCTCAGAGTTTTGCAATATAAGATTTTATCGAACTCGTTCACAAACAAAATTTATAAATTTTTTACTTCGCTTAAGTTTATCAAGGTTTTTTTGAAAAGAATAATACAAAGCTGAAAAATGATTAAAGTATTACATGTAAGTCAGGCAAGGGAATACAGCGGAGCAGAAATAGTTTTGGCCAATATCCTGCGCCACAATTCATTTTGGCAGGCCAGCGTAATTGTTCCCGAAGGGCCGTTTTCAGAATTATTAAACAAACTGGGAGTATGTACCATTGAAGCCAAATATTTATCAAATATAAAACGTAAAAAGAATTTTTTTTGGCCGGTTATTTTTTTGTTTAAATTTGTACTGGCTTCTCTTGAAGTCATGCGTGCAGTAAAGTCGTACAAGCCTGATATAATTTACGCCAATCATTTATCAGCCGCACCATATTGCCTTTTGGCAAAGCTGATTTACAGGAAGAGATTTATCTGGCATATGCACGATATTCATAAAGCCGGCTCTCTGGAAAGCTTTTCTGCTTCGTTTATAAGCAAGTTTTCCGACAAAATTATAGCCATCTCCGATGCGGTCAAGAAAGCGCTGATCAAATCCGGGATAAATCCAGGTAAAATCGTCAGATGTTACAACGGGATCGATAAAAAAGACTGTTTCACGGATACATTCGATGAGCAAATAAAAATAATTAAAGAAAAAGAAATTATTAATATTGCGCAGATCGGACTTCTGGAACCCAGAAAGGGTGTAGATATTTTTATAAAAGCAGCAAATATATTATTAACTGAGATAAAAAGTAAACAGAGAATTCGTTTTTATATAGTAGGTGAAACTATTGCCCATCCAGAATATGTTGAAGAAAT
The Candidatus Margulisiibacteriota bacterium genome window above contains:
- a CDS encoding glycosyltransferase family 4 protein → MIKVLHVSQAREYSGAEIVLANILRHNSFWQASVIVPEGPFSELLNKLGVCTIEAKYLSNIKRKKNFFWPVIFLFKFVLASLEVMRAVKSYKPDIIYANHLSAAPYCLLAKLIYRKRFIWHMHDIHKAGSLESFSASFISKFSDKIIAISDAVKKALIKSGINPGKIVRCYNGIDKKDCFTDTFDEQIKIIKEKEIINIAQIGLLEPRKGVDIFIKAANILLTEIKSKQRIRFYIVGETIAHPEYVEEIKNLVKNLKLEENIIFTGRLKNMKYVYQNIDIAVQASRTPEPFGMVVLEAMVMGALAVGTNIGAIPEIIDDGKTGLLFSPDDPQDLSNKLSAIINREIDVQQILKNAEQKAINQFSLDKQKQCLYETIKSVVT